In Qipengyuania psychrotolerans, one DNA window encodes the following:
- a CDS encoding ABCB family ABC transporter ATP-binding protein/permease, producing the protein MPPDTITSDQKQDADSWATLKRFLPYLWPKNNPLLRRRIVIAMFLVLLAKGTVLALPFAYKNAVDAMSSPANEAAMVAMALVLAYGLGRFAGTAFDNLRNIVFERVGQEATRHLAEDVFRRLHRLSLRFHLSRRTGEVTKIIERGTKSIDSMLYFLLFNIAPTVLELIAVGIIFYINFGWGLVAATAFTVVAYIVVTRQITEWRTKLRRDMNDLDGLALSRAVDSLLNYETVKYFGAERREEARYAKAARAYSEAAIKSDGSLGMLNIAQSFITNALMAGAMAYTVWGWSKGELTVGDLVFVNTYLMQLFRPLDLLGWVYRTIRQGLVDMAAMFDLIDTNVEVADKPGAPALIVDRPSIVFENVDFGYDKERTILRNLSFEVPAGSHVAIVGPSGAGKSTIARLLFRFYDPQGGRILIDGQDIAEVTQESLRAKIGIVPQDSVLFNDTIGYNISYGREGASEEEILEAARDSAILPFIKRLPDGFDTEVGERGLKLSGGEKQRVAIARTLVKNPPILLLDEATSALDTRTEQDILRTLNRVSKDRTTLAIAHRLSTIAKADQILVLDHGQLAESGTHSELQAARGLYAEMWARQAEERQEEAPA; encoded by the coding sequence ATGCCTCCCGACACGATTACATCCGACCAGAAGCAGGACGCCGATAGCTGGGCGACGCTCAAGCGTTTCCTCCCCTATTTATGGCCGAAGAATAATCCGCTGCTCCGGCGCCGGATCGTGATCGCAATGTTTCTGGTGCTGCTGGCCAAGGGCACGGTGTTAGCCCTCCCCTTCGCTTACAAGAACGCCGTGGATGCAATGTCCAGCCCGGCCAACGAGGCGGCGATGGTCGCTATGGCACTTGTGCTGGCTTATGGTCTGGGACGATTTGCCGGCACTGCCTTCGACAATCTTCGCAATATCGTTTTCGAGCGCGTCGGTCAGGAAGCCACCCGTCACTTGGCCGAAGATGTCTTCCGCCGCCTGCACCGCCTGTCTCTGCGCTTCCACCTGTCGCGCCGCACGGGCGAGGTAACCAAAATTATCGAGCGCGGAACCAAGAGCATCGATTCCATGCTCTATTTCTTGCTCTTCAACATTGCTCCGACAGTGCTCGAACTGATCGCGGTCGGGATCATCTTCTACATCAATTTCGGATGGGGGCTCGTCGCCGCAACGGCCTTCACCGTCGTTGCCTATATAGTGGTGACGCGCCAGATCACCGAATGGCGCACGAAGCTGCGCCGCGACATGAACGATCTCGACGGCCTTGCCCTGTCCCGCGCGGTCGACAGCCTGCTGAATTACGAAACCGTCAAATACTTCGGCGCAGAGCGCCGCGAAGAAGCGCGCTATGCCAAGGCTGCACGCGCATATAGCGAAGCCGCCATCAAGTCCGACGGTTCGCTAGGCATGCTCAATATCGCGCAGTCCTTCATTACGAATGCGCTGATGGCCGGCGCGATGGCCTATACAGTATGGGGTTGGAGCAAAGGCGAGCTGACGGTGGGCGATCTGGTGTTCGTGAACACCTATCTGATGCAGCTCTTCCGTCCGCTCGATCTGTTGGGCTGGGTCTACCGCACGATCCGGCAGGGCCTGGTCGACATGGCCGCCATGTTCGATCTGATCGACACCAATGTAGAGGTAGCGGACAAACCGGGCGCGCCGGCGTTGATCGTGGACCGCCCCTCCATCGTCTTCGAGAATGTCGATTTCGGATACGACAAGGAGCGCACTATCCTGCGCAATCTGTCGTTCGAGGTTCCCGCCGGAAGTCATGTCGCGATCGTCGGTCCATCCGGAGCAGGCAAGAGTACGATCGCAAGATTGCTGTTCCGTTTCTATGATCCCCAAGGTGGCCGCATCCTGATCGACGGCCAGGATATTGCCGAGGTCACCCAGGAAAGTCTGCGCGCTAAGATCGGTATCGTCCCGCAAGACAGCGTGCTGTTCAACGACACCATTGGCTACAACATCTCCTATGGCCGCGAAGGTGCGAGCGAAGAGGAAATTCTGGAAGCCGCCAGGGATTCGGCGATCCTTCCCTTCATCAAGCGCTTGCCCGACGGCTTTGACACCGAAGTCGGTGAGCGCGGGCTCAAGCTTTCGGGAGGCGAGAAGCAGCGGGTCGCCATTGCACGCACGCTGGTAAAGAACCCGCCGATCCTGCTGCTCGACGAGGCGACCAGTGCGCTTGATACCCGCACCGAACAGGATATCCTTCGCACACTCAACCGGGTGAGCAAGGACCGCACGACGCTGGCAATTGCGCATCGCCTCTCGACCATCGCCAAGGCCGACCAGATCCTGGTCCTCGATCACGGCCAGCTGGCGGAAAGCGGGACACATAGCGAATTGCAGGCAGCCAGGGGGCTCTACGCAGAAATGTGGGCGCGGCAGGCTGAGGAGCGACAGGAAGAAGCGCCCGCCTAA
- a CDS encoding SulP family inorganic anion transporter produces the protein MLDRSAIKRDWFSNIRADILAGIVVALALIPEAIGFSIIAGVDPRVGLYASVAIAMVIAFTGGRPGMISAATAAVAVVVVPLVRDHGVEYLFAATILMGIFQGIAALLRLDLLMQFVSRSVITGFVNALAILIFMAQLPQLDPTAAGIGWMTYAMVIAGLAMIYIIPRFTTAIPSPLIAIIVLTILTIWLDAPVNTVSDMGELPEGLPYFVLPDVPLTWETLRIIAPYAATMAAVGLLESLLTAQIVDDMTHTGSNKRRESAGQGIANVVAAMFGGMGGCAMIGQSVINVTSGGRGRLSTFTAGLSLLILLAALGDLVGQVPMPALVAIMIMVSIGTFSWNSIPNIGKHPWQSSVVMLATVVVVVATHNLALGVLAGVILSGAFFTHKVMNMFEVVRERKGDTAVYRAKGQIFYASVERFEAALGPESIMPDPADHVIIDVRKAHFWDISAIAALDKVVERMRRNGRSVQVRGLNRASSDLVDKFALTDKTGVEIGLAPHP, from the coding sequence ATGCTCGACCGCAGCGCCATCAAACGCGACTGGTTCTCCAACATCCGCGCCGACATCCTAGCCGGGATCGTCGTGGCGCTGGCCCTTATCCCTGAAGCGATCGGATTTTCGATCATCGCAGGTGTAGACCCGCGTGTCGGCCTCTATGCCTCGGTTGCCATCGCGATGGTCATTGCCTTTACCGGCGGACGTCCGGGCATGATCTCTGCGGCCACAGCTGCAGTTGCTGTCGTCGTGGTGCCATTGGTACGCGATCACGGTGTCGAATACCTGTTTGCCGCAACGATCCTCATGGGGATTTTCCAGGGCATCGCTGCACTCCTTCGCCTCGACCTGCTGATGCAATTTGTCTCGCGCTCGGTCATCACCGGTTTCGTTAATGCACTGGCGATCCTGATCTTCATGGCGCAGCTGCCTCAGCTCGATCCGACTGCAGCCGGCATCGGCTGGATGACCTATGCCATGGTCATTGCCGGTTTGGCGATGATCTACATCATTCCAAGGTTCACTACCGCCATCCCGAGCCCGCTGATCGCAATCATCGTGCTGACCATCCTGACAATCTGGCTGGATGCGCCGGTGAACACTGTTTCCGATATGGGCGAGCTACCCGAAGGCCTGCCCTACTTCGTGCTGCCCGATGTGCCGCTGACGTGGGAAACTTTGCGGATCATTGCGCCCTATGCCGCCACCATGGCAGCGGTCGGCCTGCTGGAATCGCTGCTGACTGCGCAGATCGTGGACGACATGACGCACACCGGTTCGAACAAGCGCCGCGAAAGTGCGGGCCAAGGCATTGCCAATGTGGTTGCCGCGATGTTTGGCGGCATGGGCGGCTGTGCGATGATCGGCCAGTCGGTCATCAACGTGACCAGCGGCGGGCGCGGACGGCTTTCGACCTTTACGGCTGGCCTTTCCCTGCTGATCCTGCTGGCCGCGCTTGGCGATCTGGTTGGTCAGGTACCGATGCCGGCGCTGGTGGCGATCATGATCATGGTCTCGATCGGCACCTTCTCATGGAACTCGATTCCCAACATTGGGAAGCATCCCTGGCAGTCGAGCGTTGTCATGCTCGCGACCGTCGTCGTCGTGGTGGCAACACATAATCTCGCGCTGGGCGTGCTGGCCGGAGTGATCCTTTCGGGCGCCTTCTTCACTCACAAGGTGATGAACATGTTCGAAGTGGTCCGCGAGCGCAAAGGCGATACTGCGGTATACCGCGCCAAGGGCCAGATCTTCTACGCCAGTGTCGAACGTTTCGAGGCGGCACTTGGCCCTGAAAGCATTATGCCCGACCCGGCTGATCATGTGATCATCGATGTCCGCAAGGCGCATTTCTGGGATATCTCGGCCATCGCTGCTTTGGACAAGGTTGTGGAGCGGATGCGCCGCAATGGCCGCAGCGTGCAGGTGCGCGGGCTCAATCGGGCGAGCAGCGACTTGGTCGACAAGTTCGCGCTGACCGACAAAACCGGCGTCGAAATCGGGCTCGCGCCTCATCCGTAA
- a CDS encoding ACT domain-containing protein has product MSRDTVRDLAAMLEQLSPRLDPDRYRYVQIEPSNAPQLLGAAIATFREDEGVSAIVPAAIADQADVGGPDMARITLEVYSDLEGVGLTAAVASALAEAGIACNMVAALHHDHAFVPARKGEEALDVLQELSASAT; this is encoded by the coding sequence GTGAGCCGTGATACGGTCCGTGACCTGGCCGCGATGCTTGAACAGCTATCGCCGCGGCTGGACCCGGACCGGTATCGCTATGTGCAGATAGAGCCTTCGAACGCGCCGCAATTGCTTGGCGCGGCGATAGCGACATTCCGGGAAGACGAGGGCGTGTCGGCCATTGTCCCTGCGGCAATTGCCGATCAGGCCGATGTCGGCGGCCCCGATATGGCCCGCATTACCCTCGAGGTTTATTCCGACCTGGAAGGGGTAGGGCTGACCGCCGCCGTGGCAAGTGCGCTGGCCGAGGCCGGTATCGCCTGCAACATGGTCGCCGCCTTGCACCACGACCACGCCTTCGTGCCTGCCAGGAAGGGTGAGGAGGCGCTTGATGTCTTGCAAGAGCTTTCGGCGTCCGCGACTTGA
- the hslU gene encoding ATP-dependent protease ATPase subunit HslU gives MDNLTPKAIVASLDEHIIGQKDAKRAVAVALRNRWRRQRLDADLRDEVTPKNILMIGPTGCGKTEISRRLAKLAEAPFVKIEATKFTEVGYVGRDVEQIARDLVEEAIRLEKERRREAVRETASQAAMDRLLNALVGENASEATREAFRERIVQNAMNDTEVEIDVKDQPTSNMEIPGMPGNVGMIDLSDMLGKAMGRAPTKRRKLKVPDAWDKLVEEEAERRMDQDDVNRVALENAETNGIVFLDEIDKIAVSDVRGGSVSREGVQRDLLPLIEGTTIATKYGPMKTDHVLFIASGAFHVAKPSDMLPELQGRLPIRVELRALTEEDFVRILTETRANLVQQYKALIGTEDVTLDITDDAIRQVAKIAAQVNESVENIGARRLQTVMERLLEDISFEAEDHKGETITVDAAYVSERLDDLAGDSDLSKYIL, from the coding sequence ATGGACAATTTGACCCCCAAGGCGATCGTCGCGTCGCTCGACGAGCACATCATCGGCCAGAAAGATGCCAAGCGCGCGGTTGCCGTAGCCTTGCGCAATCGCTGGCGCCGCCAGCGGCTCGACGCGGATCTGCGTGACGAGGTCACGCCCAAGAATATCCTAATGATCGGCCCCACGGGGTGCGGTAAGACCGAAATCAGCCGCCGCCTGGCGAAGCTGGCAGAGGCCCCGTTCGTGAAGATCGAGGCGACCAAGTTCACCGAAGTCGGCTATGTTGGCCGCGATGTGGAACAGATCGCGCGCGACCTGGTGGAAGAAGCAATCCGGTTGGAGAAAGAGCGCCGCCGCGAGGCTGTGCGCGAAACGGCCAGCCAAGCCGCGATGGACCGGCTGCTCAATGCGCTTGTCGGAGAAAACGCAAGCGAAGCGACGCGCGAGGCTTTCCGCGAGCGGATCGTCCAGAATGCGATGAACGACACCGAAGTCGAAATCGACGTGAAGGACCAGCCGACCAGCAATATGGAAATTCCCGGGATGCCGGGCAATGTCGGCATGATCGACCTGTCCGATATGCTGGGCAAGGCGATGGGCAGGGCCCCGACCAAACGCCGCAAGCTCAAGGTTCCCGACGCTTGGGACAAGCTGGTCGAAGAAGAAGCCGAACGACGCATGGACCAGGACGACGTGAACCGCGTTGCGCTGGAAAATGCCGAAACCAATGGCATCGTATTCCTCGACGAGATCGACAAGATCGCAGTCAGCGATGTTCGCGGCGGGTCAGTCAGCCGTGAAGGCGTGCAGCGCGATTTGCTGCCGCTGATCGAAGGCACCACCATTGCGACCAAATACGGTCCGATGAAAACCGATCACGTGCTCTTCATCGCGAGCGGCGCGTTCCATGTCGCCAAGCCGTCCGACATGCTCCCCGAACTGCAGGGCCGCCTGCCGATCCGCGTCGAGTTGCGCGCCCTGACCGAAGAAGACTTCGTGCGCATCCTCACCGAAACCCGCGCCAACCTTGTACAGCAGTACAAGGCGCTGATTGGGACCGAGGACGTCACACTCGACATCACTGATGATGCCATCAGGCAGGTCGCGAAGATCGCGGCGCAGGTGAACGAGAGTGTCGAGAATATCGGCGCCCGCCGCCTGCAGACCGTGATGGAGCGCTTGCTCGAAGACATCAGCTTCGAGGCGGAAGACCATAAAGGTGAGACGATTACCGTGGATGCCGCCTATGTCAGCGAACGCCTCGACGATCTGGCGGGCGACAGCGACCTCAGCAAGTATATCCTGTGA
- the hslV gene encoding ATP-dependent protease subunit HslV: MSDQDNRHGLVQWHGTTIIGVRKAGRTVIAGDGQVSMGNTVMKPNARKVRRIGEGGKVVAGFAGATADAFTLFERLEKKLEQYNGQLLRAAVELTKDWRTDKYLRNLEALMIVADEENLLVLTGNGDVLEPEGGITAIGSGGNYALAAAKAIAEYEEDPEVIARKAMQVAADICVFTNGNVTVETV, encoded by the coding sequence ATGAGTGATCAAGATAATCGCCACGGCCTGGTCCAGTGGCACGGCACCACCATTATCGGCGTCCGCAAGGCCGGCCGCACCGTAATTGCCGGGGACGGCCAAGTCTCCATGGGCAATACGGTGATGAAACCCAATGCACGGAAGGTTCGCCGGATCGGCGAAGGCGGCAAGGTCGTTGCCGGGTTCGCCGGTGCAACGGCCGATGCCTTCACCCTGTTCGAGCGGCTCGAAAAGAAGCTTGAACAGTATAACGGCCAATTGCTACGCGCCGCGGTCGAACTGACCAAGGATTGGCGCACCGACAAATATCTGCGCAACCTCGAAGCCCTGATGATCGTCGCCGATGAAGAGAACCTGTTGGTGCTCACTGGGAATGGTGACGTGCTGGAACCCGAAGGCGGCATCACGGCGATCGGGTCGGGCGGCAATTACGCACTGGCTGCTGCCAAGGCGATCGCGGAATATGAAGAAGACCCCGAAGTAATCGCGCGCAAAGCCATGCAGGTGGCCGCGGACATCTGTGTCTTCACCAATGGTAATGTAACCGTCGAGACGGTTTGA
- a CDS encoding outer membrane protein assembly factor BamE, with protein MNRSKIFGIAAILAAGLSTTACTSIREPRGYIVDNILLNTVQPGIDNERSVAATLGRPTFTSQFGDPTWYYVSSTSGRKPFVRPRIQEHQVLAVKFDASGNVVSADRSGLDQVVYLTPDGDETPTLGRERSFLEDLFGNIGTVGQPGLGGQGGGPGG; from the coding sequence ATGAACAGGTCCAAGATTTTCGGTATCGCTGCAATCCTCGCAGCGGGCCTTTCAACCACTGCCTGCACCTCGATTCGGGAGCCGCGGGGGTACATCGTCGACAATATCCTGCTGAACACGGTCCAGCCGGGCATAGATAACGAGCGCAGCGTTGCCGCAACGCTGGGCCGTCCGACTTTCACCAGCCAATTCGGTGATCCGACGTGGTATTACGTGTCGAGCACGAGCGGCCGCAAGCCGTTCGTGCGCCCGCGCATCCAGGAACACCAGGTGCTCGCGGTCAAATTCGATGCTTCGGGCAATGTGGTCTCTGCTGATCGCAGCGGTCTTGACCAGGTGGTCTACCTGACCCCCGATGGTGACGAAACGCCCACCTTGGGCCGGGAGCGCAGCTTCCTCGAAGACCTGTTCGGCAATATCGGAACCGTCGGACAGCCAGGCCTTGGCGGGCAGGGCGGCGGTCCCGGCGGCTAG
- a CDS encoding ubiquinol-cytochrome C chaperone family protein yields the protein MSFFSRLFGTQQDPREEWRSLWHRIVEEARDPDWYRMCGVADTVEGRFDMVTLMLSLVLLRMEKDEELAPDTALLTELFVEDMEGQLREAGIGDPTVGKKIGNLMSTMGGRLGAYRSALADEDRVALAAALKRNVTMAQEDEAEALGERMIRLDKRLSRTSADQLRAGEFEG from the coding sequence ATGTCCTTTTTCTCCCGCCTGTTCGGCACCCAGCAAGACCCGCGAGAAGAGTGGCGATCCCTCTGGCACCGCATAGTGGAAGAAGCGCGCGATCCCGACTGGTACCGGATGTGCGGCGTCGCCGACACAGTTGAAGGGCGGTTCGATATGGTCACCCTTATGCTCAGCCTTGTCCTTCTGCGCATGGAAAAGGACGAAGAGCTAGCCCCCGACACAGCCTTGCTGACCGAGCTTTTCGTCGAGGATATGGAAGGCCAACTGCGCGAAGCAGGCATCGGCGATCCCACTGTCGGCAAGAAAATCGGCAACCTCATGAGCACCATGGGCGGCCGGCTGGGTGCCTATCGCTCAGCCCTCGCCGATGAAGACCGCGTCGCGTTGGCTGCTGCCCTGAAGCGCAATGTCACCATGGCGCAGGAAGATGAGGCCGAAGCCTTGGGAGAACGGATGATCAGGCTCGACAAACGCCTTTCGCGCACGAGCGCGGATCAGCTGCGTGCCGGAGAATTCGAAGGATGA
- a CDS encoding YceD family protein: MSAPELSRMIKPKALPTGPLLIEASETEREALAKRFGVTSLPSLTASVSFGEKEGAVVAKGHLDAVIEQPCAVSRDDITYEAHEEFDLRFVPEGPETVHAPDEEFELSLEDLDTIEYDGDAFDIGEAIAQTLGLAVDPYREGPNADRIRAEKSIESDEEQAPSGPLAEALAKLKK; this comes from the coding sequence ATGAGCGCGCCCGAACTGTCACGCATGATCAAGCCCAAGGCGCTTCCGACTGGCCCGTTGCTTATCGAGGCTAGTGAAACCGAACGCGAGGCACTGGCGAAGCGTTTCGGAGTGACTTCCCTGCCTTCCCTCACTGCCAGTGTTTCATTTGGCGAAAAAGAGGGCGCGGTTGTCGCCAAGGGCCACCTCGATGCTGTCATCGAACAGCCATGCGCCGTGAGCCGTGACGATATCACCTATGAAGCTCACGAAGAATTTGATCTGCGCTTCGTGCCGGAAGGTCCAGAGACCGTGCACGCGCCGGACGAAGAATTCGAGCTGAGCCTCGAAGACCTCGACACAATTGAATACGACGGCGACGCGTTCGATATCGGCGAGGCCATTGCCCAGACCCTCGGCCTGGCAGTCGACCCCTATCGTGAAGGCCCCAATGCAGATCGCATCCGCGCAGAGAAGAGTATCGAAAGCGACGAAGAACAAGCGCCGAGCGGGCCGCTGGCCGAGGCGTTGGCGAAGCTCAAAAAATAA
- the ssb gene encoding single-stranded DNA-binding protein, with translation MAGSLNKVMLIGNLGADPEIRSFQNGGKVANLRIATSETWKDKNTGERQERTEWHTVAIFSEGLVGVVERFLRKGSKVYVEGQLQTRKWQDQSGNDRYSTEVVIRGMNGSLTMLDGASGGGGGGGGNRGGGSYDQSGGASGGSGGGGGWNQGGGSSSGGASQGGGGSNYDDLDDDIPF, from the coding sequence ATGGCCGGTAGCCTCAATAAAGTCATGTTGATCGGAAACCTGGGCGCAGACCCTGAAATCCGCAGCTTCCAGAACGGCGGCAAGGTCGCAAACCTGCGCATCGCCACGAGCGAAACGTGGAAAGACAAGAACACGGGTGAACGCCAGGAGCGTACCGAATGGCACACGGTCGCCATTTTCTCGGAAGGCCTCGTAGGCGTCGTTGAACGCTTCCTGCGCAAGGGTTCGAAAGTCTACGTCGAAGGCCAGCTCCAGACCCGTAAATGGCAGGACCAGTCCGGCAATGACCGCTATTCGACCGAAGTCGTGATCCGCGGCATGAACGGCTCGCTCACCATGCTCGACGGCGCATCAGGCGGCGGCGGCGGTGGCGGCGGAAATCGCGGCGGCGGAAGCTATGACCAAAGCGGCGGTGCGTCCGGTGGATCAGGCGGCGGAGGCGGCTGGAACCAGGGCGGCGGTTCATCGTCAGGCGGCGCTTCGCAAGGCGGCGGCGGATCCAACTATGACGATCTCGACGACGATATCCCGTTCTGA
- the feoB gene encoding ferrous iron transporter B: protein MSRKRTAALVGNPNSGKSALFNALTGARQKIANYAGVTVERKAGRLTLPNGEPVELLDLPGSYSFDAASPDEAVTRDVVQGAFESEDAPDVLILVLDAANLEQHLVFAQEVLELGRPTVVALNMIDLAERDGLTLDPEALSEALGVPVVPTVAVRRRGLVELSEAIAEAETHADEETRKRWHLTLPERRLTAKHITRGAVLSKSTRHTVENGVDRVLLNPWIGPIILFGLLFIVFQAVFAWATPFADALEGGVAVLSQGVADTLPAGLLRDFLTEGVLAGVGSVVVFLPQIVILFFFILVMEASGYMARAAFLMDRLMALVGLSGRSFIPLLSSFACAIPGIMATRSISDPKDRLTTILIAPLMTCSARLPVYAVVIAAVIPQTSVGPGIGLQGLVLFALYVAGIVGAMVVALVLRSTVTKGAASGFIMELPRYQLPRIKDLAIGLWQRAWVFLRRAGTIIFVATIALWVLLSFPTAEPGESQLDASLAGAVADTLHPVLEPVGFNREMSLAIIPALAAREVAVSALATTYAVDAEDEDLAAEGVTAKIAALWSLPTALAFLAWFVFAPQCLSTIAVARRETNGWKWPIVMVVYLFALAWISAGLTYWIAVSAGL from the coding sequence ATGAGCCGGAAGCGGACTGCAGCGCTCGTCGGTAATCCCAATTCGGGTAAATCCGCACTGTTCAACGCACTGACCGGCGCGCGTCAGAAGATCGCGAATTACGCCGGTGTCACGGTAGAGCGAAAAGCTGGCCGCTTGACCTTGCCCAACGGCGAGCCTGTCGAACTGCTCGATCTTCCGGGCTCTTACAGCTTCGACGCTGCCAGCCCTGACGAAGCGGTCACCCGCGACGTCGTGCAGGGTGCGTTCGAAAGTGAAGACGCGCCCGACGTCCTGATCCTCGTGCTGGACGCTGCCAATCTGGAGCAGCACCTGGTCTTCGCGCAGGAAGTGCTCGAACTCGGGCGGCCTACGGTAGTTGCTCTCAACATGATCGATCTGGCCGAGCGTGATGGATTGACGCTTGATCCGGAGGCGCTTTCCGAAGCGCTTGGCGTGCCGGTGGTTCCGACGGTGGCTGTGCGGCGCCGGGGCCTTGTGGAATTGAGCGAGGCGATCGCCGAAGCTGAAACCCATGCCGATGAAGAAACGCGTAAGCGCTGGCATCTGACGCTGCCCGAACGCCGTCTGACTGCCAAGCACATCACACGCGGGGCAGTATTGTCGAAATCGACGCGCCACACGGTCGAGAACGGTGTCGACCGCGTACTTCTCAATCCGTGGATCGGGCCGATTATCCTGTTCGGCTTGCTGTTCATCGTATTTCAGGCCGTGTTTGCATGGGCCACTCCCTTCGCTGATGCGCTGGAGGGCGGCGTTGCTGTACTTTCGCAAGGCGTCGCTGACACCTTGCCCGCTGGATTGCTTAGGGACTTCCTTACCGAAGGCGTCCTTGCGGGCGTTGGATCGGTGGTCGTGTTCCTCCCGCAAATCGTGATCCTGTTCTTCTTCATCCTGGTGATGGAGGCGAGCGGATATATGGCACGCGCCGCGTTCCTGATGGACCGCCTGATGGCGCTGGTCGGGCTTTCGGGCCGCAGCTTCATCCCTCTGCTGTCGAGCTTCGCGTGTGCCATTCCCGGCATCATGGCGACCCGCTCGATTTCCGATCCCAAGGACAGGCTGACGACGATCCTGATCGCGCCCCTGATGACCTGTTCGGCCCGCCTTCCGGTCTATGCGGTCGTTATCGCTGCGGTCATCCCCCAGACCAGTGTCGGCCCAGGCATTGGCTTGCAAGGCCTCGTCCTCTTTGCGCTCTATGTTGCGGGCATCGTGGGGGCCATGGTCGTCGCACTGGTGCTGCGCAGCACGGTGACGAAGGGTGCGGCGTCGGGCTTCATCATGGAGCTGCCGCGCTACCAATTGCCGCGTATCAAGGATCTGGCCATCGGCCTGTGGCAGCGCGCATGGGTGTTCCTGCGCCGCGCCGGTACGATCATTTTCGTCGCCACCATCGCCCTTTGGGTCCTGCTGTCCTTTCCCACGGCGGAACCAGGTGAAAGCCAGCTCGATGCAAGTCTCGCTGGCGCAGTTGCGGATACGCTACATCCGGTTCTCGAACCGGTCGGTTTCAACCGCGAAATGAGCCTTGCGATCATCCCGGCTCTCGCCGCTCGTGAAGTCGCGGTTTCGGCGCTGGCAACCACCTATGCCGTCGATGCCGAGGACGAAGATCTCGCGGCCGAGGGTGTCACTGCCAAAATCGCCGCATTGTGGAGTTTGCCGACTGCATTGGCCTTCCTCGCGTGGTTCGTGTTTGCGCCTCAGTGCCTTTCGACCATCGCAGTCGCCCGACGAGAGACCAATGGATGGAAATGGCCCATCGTAATGGTCGTCTATCTCTTCGCGCTGGCATGGATATCAGCCGGGCTGACCTATTGGATTGCAGTTTCGGCCGGACTCTAG
- a CDS encoding FeoA family protein, whose translation MTLDAFDSGKPARILAVDWDSLAEDEGKRLKALGVDEGAEIAVIHRGVFGGRDPLALRLGAMTIALRRVHARAIEVEAL comes from the coding sequence ATGACTTTGGACGCCTTTGACAGCGGAAAACCGGCGCGTATTCTCGCCGTGGATTGGGACAGTCTTGCCGAAGATGAAGGCAAGCGGCTGAAGGCCCTTGGCGTGGACGAGGGCGCTGAAATCGCCGTCATCCACCGCGGTGTGTTCGGCGGACGCGACCCACTTGCCCTGCGGCTTGGCGCGATGACAATCGCCCTGCGGCGCGTTCATGCCCGCGCGATCGAGGTTGAGGCGCTATGA
- a CDS encoding COQ9 family protein — translation MADAVAPDIADLTLDELRLALAPAIADAAIFDGWSDAALEMAADQMGADIDVARLAFKGGALDMVFAWIEAVDMAMAAAFPEEKVAQMKIRERIRSLVQFRLDAVAGQEEALRRAIAIMAMPQNAPSSAKRGWQTADLMWRLAGDTATDYNHYTKRAILASLYGATLAVFVEDESEGKAETRAFLDRRIEGVMKFEKVKAKWLNPDRETFSVSRFLGRLRYPAR, via the coding sequence ATGGCTGATGCCGTGGCACCCGATATCGCTGACCTGACGCTCGACGAATTGCGGCTCGCGCTTGCGCCCGCGATTGCGGATGCTGCGATCTTCGACGGGTGGAGCGATGCGGCGCTGGAAATGGCGGCCGACCAGATGGGCGCAGATATCGACGTGGCGCGGCTGGCATTCAAAGGCGGCGCCCTCGACATGGTGTTCGCCTGGATCGAGGCAGTCGACATGGCCATGGCAGCGGCTTTCCCGGAAGAGAAAGTAGCGCAGATGAAAATCCGCGAACGGATCCGCAGCCTGGTCCAGTTCCGGCTCGATGCAGTCGCCGGCCAGGAAGAAGCTCTGCGCCGGGCCATTGCGATCATGGCAATGCCGCAAAACGCGCCTTCTTCGGCCAAGCGCGGTTGGCAGACTGCGGATTTGATGTGGCGGCTCGCCGGGGATACGGCGACCGACTATAATCACTATACCAAGCGCGCCATACTCGCTTCGCTATACGGGGCGACTTTGGCGGTTTTCGTGGAAGACGAAAGCGAGGGCAAGGCGGAAACCCGGGCCTTCCTCGACCGGCGAATCGAAGGCGTCATGAAGTTCGAGAAGGTGAAGGCCAAATGGCTGAACCCCGACCGAGAAACTTTCAGCGTGTCGCGCTTCCTTGGCCGATTGCGTTACCCTGCACGCTAA